The genomic DNA ATATTACCCTGTATCACTTCATCACTGGTAGAAAATAAGTGTGTTGGTGATATGGCTGTAAAGCTATTGGTAAAGGTTAAATTTACAGgaaaagaggaaaataaaaaaaggtattCAAACATAtgataaatggaaaaaatattgtcaaacatgtattttattatatacttcGCTTCATCATATTGTAAAAGTATAATTTCCTTTTCGTCATAATTTTCTGTATTTATATCGGTCATGTGTACATTGTTGTcttctaaattattattatttttatatttattataatgcTGGTTTGAATTATCAGTTTCTCCTACGAATTTAGTCTTTATGTTCTTTTCATCAACACATGTTTCTTTAGGTAAACTATTCCTACTGGCTTTATTGCCTACATCTTTGTTACTCCTTCCTTTGTCACTCCTCCCTTTGATGCTACTTCTTATTTTCTCACCCATATTCTTATCATCCTCCGTTgtccttttattttgttcaatACATTCTCTATTTAAACTGTCGACTGTTGGAATGTCTAATTCAGCCGAATTGGCGATTCTTACCTTTTCTACTGACTCTTCatgatatttaatatttttctctaacaaacttataaaatagtttacagtttttttttttttattattttttttcccttttaaattttccatAATTTTATGCAAAGTCATAATTACAATTGATATAAATAGatttaatttgtatatatttaattttattttatttgcgTATATGATGGCGTCCATTATTATTTGTGTTAATAACTTATGcttttttgtgtatttcATATTGTTTTCATtcttgtataaatatttaaatatttctctACTAATCAGTTCGTTCTCatcatttatgtatttttcacTGAAgaaatgattatttttaccattttttttttttttttcttctccttCCTTTAACTCGTTTGTATTTAAAGAAGATAACAAACTAGtggtttttttaatttccttttcatcACCTTGCCTGTTCATATTGTTTACGTCTGACATTTCATTCTTTGGACATTCTTCTTCCTCATGAGTAGATAACAGCAAATcgtcatcttttttttctttttctaccCTACTTTTCGTTATCAAATAATCATTtgaattgaaaaataaattattcgaGCTACCCAAAGTTAACAATTTGTAAGATCCTCCTTTTACTGCTCGGACAGTTTTAAGAAGATTCAATATTTCTTCTAAATTTTCTatggaaaagaaaagtaCTATGTCTTCACGATAGCATTTTTCCATAGTTGCAGTTTTTCAAGCAAAATAAGAGGCGTATGAAAAGTGCAGACACGGCTTTGGCTAATTAAAAGAGAGTGTTTTAAAGTTCCTTTTTATCTTCATATCGTTTTACAAGCTCGTACAATATTTACTGTGCATATTATTATGCAGACTCGTACAATATTTACTGTGCATATTATTTTGCAGACTCGTACAATATTTACTGTGCATATTATTTTGCAGACTCGTACAATATTTACTGTGCATATTATTTTGCAGACTCGTACAATATTTACTGTGCATATTATTTTGCAGACTCGTACAATATTTACTGTGCATATTATTTTGCAGACTCGTACAATATTTACTgtgcatattattttacagacttttatgcttttttttttttttttatatccatCCGCAACGAGGCAGCAAATACCCGTGCGCgggtaagtatatatatatatatgtatacgtttatacgtatatttgCACGCTCACATGCTCGTATGTGTACATTGCGTGCTAAAAAGTACAGTCCAATAGCACTTTATTCAAACTAAATTATGTTAAATGGACGCAAAAATATTTGTGTGTATTCACAAATGtggagagaaaaaaaaacatgcacatgcaagaaattatatgagatatttaaaaaaaaaaaaaaaaaaaagtgcacATAAATCATTTACTTGTAATATTGTaccttataaaaatattctgtaTGAGCAAAAATTTAGAATTTCTATCCTGAACAGTGCAGGAAGATTTTACATTTCTAATAACAGCGAAATGCACATACCTTTATGAGAGGAGAAAAAAAGGTATTGTAATAGATACTATTacttgaaaataaaaatatacttttgataaaaaaaaagcgatacctttaatttaaatgttttttgtGTTCAAAAAAAGGCGATACCtttaatttaattcattttttttttttttttttttgttttcttccCTTTAAGAGAAAATAGAGTACTCACAAAAAATTTGAGAAAAACAACTAACATTGCTTGCTAAggttgaaaaatataacctGTTCAGAACTCAAAAAATATCAGGAATGTAAAATATAgatcaaaaagaaaaaaaaaaaaaataaaagacgtatctacatttacataaaatgaaaaatgcatTTTCACACTTCCAATTGTTAAGATTTGAGAAATTACCTACAGTTGAACGAGGGGAAAAGAATAATTGTTAGCCCCATTGTGTAGAGGAGCGTACTTTTTATTTGCTTCttcatgtatacatgtacgtcTACATATACCTATACGCGTACTTTCTTTCATATGCtattcataaaaatgcatattttttctcctcAAATGGGGCAGCTCTTAAAGCAAAACAACAAAATTGCGCTTGAGAACTTTCTTCATTAGTGTAATATGCCTTATCAGGTgaggaaaaatgaaaatgaaaaattatgggGTATTTTTTTGGAATATGTATAAGAGGAAAATGTCTTCTCCGTCTGTAGGAAGTACCACAGAAAAGCAAATCACCTCGTCagtaaaaacaaaagtaGATGGTGAGAAGCAAGTACCCCCTTTGTcatataaaggaaaaaacaaaaaaaaaaaaaatttatttgttttaaacaAAGATCAGTCTAAATATTTAGTTAACaaagaatatataagttatatgatgataaaaacatttttaaaggaTTATAAGGTACATATCACATATTACACAGTTTTATTATCTCTTTTTTCCGTATTTTCATATTGTGTTATTAACTTATTATTGATGATTTTTGAAGAGCCATTAGCcgtaaaaatagtaaaagagcatgttttaaaagataaaaaattagttGATGAATACGAAGAAGtgatattttcaaaattttggacaggatatataaatgaaagcAATGCTAGTATAGTTATTAACATCAAAAGTAAAAAacacaacaaaaaaaaagggaagatTATAAGCACTTTACGTAAACAAAAAGACAAATGGCACATTAAAACATTAACATactataatgtaaaaaaaaatgataatttggATACAGATGATTTGAAAACGGTAGCAGAAAATGCAAAACAGAGTGCTGTATGTCCAATGAACAACACTTCGTTTCTCAAggggaaaattaaaaattagcGACCATGTTTTTTGCATATGGCAATTATCGTTTTGCATTAGATATTTATCGTTTTGCATTAGATAATTATCGTTTTGCATTAGATAATTATCGTTTTGCATTAGATAATTATCGTTTTGCATTAGATAATTATCGTTTTGCATTAGATAATTATCGTTTTGCATTAGATAATTATCGTTTtgcattaaataattatcgTTTTGCATTAGATAATTATCGTTTTGCATTAGATAATTATCGTTTtgcattaaataattatcgTTTTGCATTAGATAATTATCGTTTTGCTTTAGATAATTATCGTTTtgcattaaataattatcattttgcatggtgcatttttttttttttttttttttttttttttttttttttttttcttgttaatTCTTAACTGGTTATACGCAAAAGACTGCAAAAAGGGGATATCCCTTATGTCATCATTTTATTTCGTGTAGTATATTTGTCTctaagtattttattttgtcctgcacagaaaagaaaaaaatcattcacgtgtgtgtgtatgcaCTGTGCCATTTCAGCAAGAAATGTGTAACAAACGAGTGTGCAcagttttatttgtttttcgcGCTATTCACATATTATTT from Plasmodium brasilianum strain Bolivian I chromosome 10, whole genome shotgun sequence includes the following:
- a CDS encoding hypothetical protein (conserved Plasmodium protein) gives rise to the protein MEKCYREDIVLFFSIENLEEILNLLKTVRAVKGGSYKLLTLGSSNNLFFNSNDYLITKSRVEKEKKDDDLLLSTHEEEECPKNEMSDVNNMNRQGDEKEIKKTTSLLSSLNTNELKEGEEKKKKNGKNNHFFSEKYINDENELISREIFKYLYKNENNMKYTKKHKLLTQIIMDAIIYANKIKLNIYKLNLFISIVIMTLHKIMENLKGKKNNKKKKTVNYFISLLEKNIKYHEESVEKVRIANSAELDIPTVDSLNRECIEQNKRTTEDDKNMGEKIRSSIKGRSDKGRSNKDVGNKASRNSLPKETCVDEKNIKTKFVGETDNSNQHYNKYKNNNNLEDNNVHMTDINTENYDEKEIILLQYDEAKYIIKYMFDNIFSIYHMFEYLFLFSSFPVNLTFTNSFTAISPTHLFSTSDEVIQDKEKLEDNEFCSNTYIKEALDVPLYVLDKFYDNINKFKEKINDIVS
- a CDS encoding hypothetical protein (conserved Plasmodium protein): MSSPSVGSTTEKQITSSVKTKVDGEKQVPPLSYKGKNKKKKNLFVLNKDQSKYLVNKEYISYMMIKTFLKDYKVHITYYTVLLSLFSVFSYCVINLLLMIFEEPLAVKIVKEHVLKDKKLVDEYEEVIFSKFWTGYINESNASIVINIKSKKHNKKKGKIISTLRKQKDKWHIKTLTYYNVKKNDNLDTDDLKTVAENAKQSAVCPMNNTSFLKGKIKN